The Candidatus Epulonipiscium sp. genome window below encodes:
- a CDS encoding ABC transporter substrate-binding protein, whose amino-acid sequence MKKIVAIILATMLGVSVLAGCSSSKTQDPASTGDSGKTPAQESKKDEPKEVTFWHYFTSINGETIQKYVDEYNGMQDDVKINFEFVPRDELLKQFTIGLVSGELPDMAFVDNPDHASFSAMGLFADITDKVNAWEDGKFLEGPLNSAKYNDKIYGLPHASNALALYYDVDMLEAAGVEPPETWEELEEAAAKLTSGNTYGLAFSSIKNEEGTFQMLPFLLSTGATVENLDSPEAEKALSYLSNLTEKGYVSKEVLNWAQGDAEKQFVSGNAAMIVNGPWIKPNLEKNAPDKNWAVTKLPKDARFASTLGGENIVITSSSEVIDESWEFLKWFLSKENNIDFCKTVGRFSPRSDVTPEEVWGDDEIMKVFADQMQYAMPRGPHPKWPEVSSVVINAVQESLSGVKAPAQALKDAQVKIDEINASLQ is encoded by the coding sequence ATGAAAAAAATAGTGGCGATTATTCTAGCAACAATGCTTGGCGTATCCGTACTTGCAGGATGTTCTAGCAGCAAAACTCAAGATCCTGCCTCTACTGGGGATAGCGGGAAAACCCCAGCACAAGAATCAAAAAAAGATGAACCAAAAGAAGTTACTTTTTGGCATTATTTTACAAGTATCAATGGTGAAACGATTCAAAAGTATGTTGACGAGTATAATGGAATGCAAGATGATGTTAAAATTAACTTCGAATTCGTTCCAAGAGATGAGCTCCTAAAACAGTTTACCATTGGCTTAGTTTCAGGGGAACTACCTGATATGGCATTTGTCGACAATCCGGACCATGCTTCCTTCTCTGCAATGGGGCTATTTGCAGATATTACCGATAAGGTAAACGCTTGGGAAGATGGAAAATTCCTAGAAGGACCTCTTAACTCCGCAAAATACAACGACAAAATCTATGGGTTACCACATGCTAGTAATGCCCTTGCACTATACTATGATGTAGATATGCTAGAGGCAGCTGGGGTAGAACCACCGGAAACATGGGAAGAATTAGAAGAGGCTGCAGCAAAATTAACCAGTGGGAACACCTATGGACTAGCATTTTCTTCCATCAAGAATGAAGAAGGAACATTCCAAATGCTTCCGTTTCTATTGTCTACTGGGGCAACTGTAGAAAATCTTGATTCACCAGAGGCAGAAAAAGCCCTTAGTTATTTATCGAATCTTACTGAAAAAGGATATGTAAGTAAAGAAGTATTAAACTGGGCTCAAGGAGATGCAGAAAAACAATTTGTATCTGGTAATGCAGCTATGATTGTTAATGGACCATGGATTAAACCTAATTTAGAAAAGAATGCACCGGATAAAAATTGGGCAGTGACGAAATTGCCGAAAGATGCACGATTTGCTTCTACCTTAGGGGGAGAGAATATAGTAATTACAAGTAGCAGTGAAGTAATCGACGAATCATGGGAATTCCTAAAATGGTTCTTATCGAAGGAAAATAATATAGATTTCTGTAAAACTGTTGGTAGATTCTCTCCAAGATCTGATGTAACCCCTGAAGAAGTATGGGGTGATGATGAAATTATGAAAGTGTTTGCGGACCAGATGCAATATGCAATGCCAAGGGGACCACATCCAAAATGGCCTGAAGTTTCATCTGTAGTTATTAACGCTGTTCAAGAAAGTCTTTCCGGAGTTAAGGCTCCCGCACAAGCTCTAAAAGACGCACAGGTAAAAATAGATGAAATTAACGCATCACTACAATAG
- a CDS encoding NAD(P)/FAD-dependent oxidoreductase, producing the protein MGEKLLIVGGCVAAKEAAMAARKINSECEITILSEEKYYPYYRPMLSECITGDVNEKRFYLASKEDYEKNNINLKLGEKAIEFSPDERTIKTDKGSIYSYDKLLIATGSKNFIPLPDAMDIPGVFSIKTYNDSKDAKAWVSSLKATSDLYSNLPTNDNTDVDDSNPVEASLHPSSHVIIVGGGLLGLEAAWELKSSGLDVTIIELAPRILPAQLDDESSSFFSNIITSKGVNIILNKSIKEVLNDNNINSIILNDGTSLDCDMLLFSVGIRPNIDLVKDSEIEIEHGILVNNKMETSLKNVYAAGDVTKIKDCPQGIWRPALEQGKVAGTNMAGGDITYNNPPIPIFLNSFGTQIYSIGELKSANEIDSIKSIDTHKGVYKKLYFNNDILVGGILIGDIKSSTKLSKGLENKISKEEALSLI; encoded by the coding sequence ATGGGAGAAAAACTACTTATTGTGGGAGGCTGTGTAGCCGCTAAAGAAGCTGCCATGGCTGCAAGGAAGATAAATTCTGAATGTGAAATTACTATACTGTCTGAAGAAAAGTACTATCCTTATTACAGGCCTATGCTTTCAGAATGTATTACCGGCGATGTAAATGAAAAGCGATTTTATTTAGCCTCCAAAGAAGATTATGAAAAAAACAATATAAATTTGAAGTTAGGGGAAAAAGCAATAGAATTTTCACCTGACGAAAGGACAATAAAGACCGATAAAGGCAGCATCTATTCTTATGATAAACTTTTGATAGCAACAGGAAGCAAAAACTTTATCCCTCTCCCTGATGCTATGGACATCCCTGGGGTATTCTCTATAAAAACCTACAATGATTCCAAAGATGCCAAGGCCTGGGTCTCTTCCCTCAAAGCAACCTCGGACTTATATTCTAATCTCCCTACAAATGACAATACTGATGTTGATGATAGCAACCCCGTGGAGGCAAGTCTTCACCCCAGCTCACATGTCATAATAGTAGGCGGTGGTCTATTAGGCCTTGAAGCTGCCTGGGAGCTAAAATCTTCAGGCCTTGATGTAACCATAATTGAACTGGCCCCAAGAATTTTACCTGCCCAATTGGATGATGAAAGTTCTTCCTTTTTTTCTAATATTATTACCTCCAAGGGAGTCAATATAATACTAAATAAATCTATCAAAGAAGTATTAAATGATAACAACATAAACTCTATTATTCTTAATGATGGCACTTCCCTAGATTGTGATATGCTTTTATTTTCAGTTGGAATAAGACCTAATATAGATTTGGTGAAGGACTCAGAAATCGAAATAGAGCATGGCATTTTAGTAAATAACAAAATGGAAACCTCTCTAAAAAATGTATATGCCGCAGGGGATGTTACAAAAATAAAGGACTGTCCCCAAGGAATATGGCGCCCTGCCTTAGAACAAGGAAAAGTTGCCGGTACCAATATGGCAGGTGGTGACATTACCTATAATAATCCTCCAATACCCATATTCCTTAACTCCTTTGGCACCCAAATCTATTCCATAGGAGAACTAAAATCTGCAAATGAAATAGACTCTATAAAATCAATAGATACACATAAAGGGGTCTATAAAAAGTTATATTTCAATAACGATATTTTAGTTGGTGGCATATTAATAGGAGATATAAAAAGCTCAACTAAATTATCAAAAGGATTAGAAAATAAGATATCCAAAGAAGAAGCCCTCTCCCTAATATAA
- a CDS encoding response regulator, translating to MKILIVEDEIHTRMGLSKLIASMGKPYELIGEAEDGYEGMVMIKQFSPDVVITDIKMSRLDGLQMISNIRECNMDVVFVILSGYAEFDYARKGISLGVEDYLLKPITASKLKETMERINKKFTEKDNKTIVEEKRYSPAISAIVRDINDNYAQKINLEDYADKFKMSPEYISRIFSKELGVTFSNYLTRFRIDKAKELLIDTNYKIYEIACMVGYNDVQYFCRVFKKVSGISAKEYIVKHTKK from the coding sequence ATGAAAATACTGATTGTTGAGGATGAAATTCACACAAGGATGGGGCTTAGTAAACTTATAGCATCTATGGGGAAGCCTTATGAACTTATTGGAGAAGCGGAAGACGGCTATGAAGGTATGGTAATGATAAAGCAGTTTAGCCCTGATGTAGTAATAACAGATATTAAGATGTCAAGGTTGGATGGTTTGCAGATGATATCTAACATTCGAGAATGCAATATGGATGTGGTTTTTGTTATATTAAGCGGTTACGCGGAGTTTGATTATGCTAGGAAGGGGATTTCCTTAGGGGTTGAAGACTATTTGCTTAAGCCAATTACTGCATCTAAACTTAAGGAAACTATGGAAAGAATCAATAAAAAGTTTACAGAAAAGGACAATAAAACAATAGTAGAGGAAAAACGATATAGCCCTGCAATCTCTGCAATTGTTAGGGATATAAACGATAATTATGCCCAAAAGATTAATCTTGAAGATTATGCAGATAAATTTAAAATGAGCCCAGAGTACATCAGTAGGATTTTTTCTAAGGAGTTAGGGGTAACGTTTTCAAATTATCTTACCCGTTTTAGAATTGATAAAGCAAAGGAATTGTTAATAGATACTAACTATAAAATTTATGAAATTGCCTGTATGGTAGGATACAATGATGTACAGTATTTTTGTAGGGTTTTTAAAAAGGTTTCTGGCATATCTGCCAAAGAATATATAGTAAAACACACAAAAAAGTGA
- a CDS encoding VCBS repeat-containing protein, giving the protein MFINPYRKLNNQNPLIVFSVQGDVTGDGIPDNIYLTGIKTEDSPFIQKITLVIRDGRTNNIATIPLKTNAGYNPTIFLGDFTGNGIKDILISINSGGSGGIMYYYIYSNVGNNPSLLFDYETFNEKYDYEVIYRDYYKVDVINITEETKYVIDISNREKDYLQEIYKEDGTLKAPIEGFVSPLSGLYPIDFDTNGIYELLGFQRISGKYAADALGYIQTSLEWHMNNFNLRDQFVSIYGMNIITN; this is encoded by the coding sequence ATGTTTATAAATCCTTATCGCAAGCTAAACAACCAAAATCCCTTAATTGTCTTCTCAGTCCAAGGTGATGTAACGGGTGATGGTATACCTGATAATATTTATCTTACAGGAATTAAAACTGAAGACAGCCCCTTTATTCAAAAAATTACTCTTGTAATTAGGGACGGTAGAACAAACAATATAGCAACTATTCCCCTTAAAACTAATGCGGGGTATAATCCCACAATTTTTCTCGGGGATTTTACTGGAAATGGGATAAAGGATATTCTTATCTCAATTAATTCCGGAGGTAGTGGGGGAATTATGTATTATTATATCTATTCCAATGTAGGAAATAACCCTAGTTTGTTATTTGATTATGAAACCTTTAATGAGAAATATGACTATGAAGTAATTTACAGGGATTATTATAAGGTAGATGTAATAAATATTACGGAAGAAACTAAATATGTAATAGATATTTCTAACAGAGAAAAAGACTATTTACAGGAAATATATAAAGAAGATGGCACTCTTAAAGCACCTATAGAAGGATTTGTTAGCCCCCTAAGCGGCCTTTATCCTATAGATTTCGATACTAATGGGATATATGAACTTCTAGGATTCCAGAGAATTTCCGGTAAGTATGCCGCTGATGCTTTAGGGTATATACAAACCTCCTTAGAATGGCATATGAATAACTTCAATCTAAGAGATCAGTTCGTATCTATTTATGGGATGAATATAATTACTAACTAA
- a CDS encoding FprA family A-type flavoprotein, which produces MYKPLEISKDLYWVGVLDPDLKIFDIIMETKYGTTYNSYLLKGSKKTVLFETVKDKFADQCIERIKNICNPEEIDYIIVNHTEPDHAGSVSILLDYCPNATIVGTGPALKFLKEITNRPFNALPVSDGDTLDIGDKTIRFIMTPFLHWPDTMYSYIEEDKILVTCDSFGAHYCDERIFNDAIEKEKEPEILDSYKYYFDMIMGPFKPHVLQALDKIKGLEIKTICTGHGLVLKTEIQKYLDLYKKWATTTQREKPSVVIPYVSAYGYTKKMAEEIKKGVKAAGDIDVLLFDMVYEDSTKVMGEISNARGILFGSPTIVGDALPPIWNLLISLNPVIHKGKMAGAFGSYGWSGEAVSNIEGRLKQLRLKIPVPGLKISFNPSDTQLKQAYEFGEKFGSAVLGKE; this is translated from the coding sequence ATGTATAAACCTCTAGAAATTTCTAAAGACCTTTACTGGGTTGGGGTTCTTGACCCCGATCTTAAGATATTCGATATTATTATGGAAACAAAGTACGGTACTACATACAATTCGTATTTACTAAAGGGCAGCAAAAAAACCGTTTTATTTGAAACGGTTAAAGATAAATTTGCTGATCAATGTATCGAAAGAATAAAAAATATCTGTAATCCCGAAGAAATTGACTATATAATTGTTAATCATACGGAGCCGGATCATGCGGGATCCGTTTCCATACTTCTTGATTACTGCCCCAATGCCACCATAGTGGGGACCGGCCCTGCCCTTAAATTTTTAAAAGAAATAACCAACCGTCCTTTTAATGCCCTCCCAGTATCCGATGGGGATACCCTAGATATAGGAGATAAGACCATACGTTTTATTATGACCCCCTTCTTACACTGGCCAGATACAATGTATTCTTATATCGAAGAAGATAAAATATTAGTGACCTGCGACTCCTTTGGGGCCCACTATTGTGATGAAAGAATATTTAACGACGCTATCGAAAAGGAAAAAGAACCAGAAATATTGGATTCTTATAAATACTATTTTGATATGATTATGGGTCCTTTTAAGCCCCATGTTCTTCAGGCTCTTGATAAAATAAAAGGTTTAGAAATTAAGACTATCTGCACGGGTCATGGTTTGGTTCTTAAAACCGAAATACAAAAATATCTTGATTTGTATAAAAAATGGGCAACAACCACCCAAAGAGAGAAACCTTCTGTTGTTATTCCTTATGTTTCAGCCTACGGATATACTAAAAAGATGGCCGAAGAAATTAAAAAGGGGGTTAAGGCCGCTGGGGATATTGATGTATTATTATTTGATATGGTATATGAAGATAGTACCAAAGTAATGGGAGAAATATCTAATGCTAGGGGTATACTATTTGGCTCTCCTACCATCGTAGGAGATGCCCTTCCTCCTATTTGGAACCTTCTTATTTCCCTTAACCCTGTAATCCATAAGGGTAAAATGGCCGGGGCCTTCGGTTCTTACGGCTGGAGTGGTGAGGCAGTGTCTAATATAGAAGGCCGCCTAAAACAATTAAGACTTAAAATACCTGTGCCGGGGCTTAAGATATCCTTCAATCCCTCGGATACCCAACTTAAACAAGCTTACGAATTTGGAGAAAAGTTCGGCTCGGCCGTACTAGGAAAGGAATAA
- a CDS encoding ferrous iron transport protein A produces the protein MRLSNAHPGQTIEIVSIPDSSIRAQAIRFGLYEGAKVKCSQAIKKGPVILQNYMQEIAIGHGLANKIEIKLVS, from the coding sequence ATGAGATTATCTAATGCACATCCCGGTCAAACAATAGAAATAGTATCCATTCCTGATTCATCGATTAGGGCTCAGGCTATTCGGTTTGGTCTTTATGAAGGGGCAAAGGTTAAATGTTCCCAAGCTATTAAAAAAGGACCTGTTATATTACAAAATTATATGCAAGAGATTGCAATTGGCCATGGTCTTGCCAATAAAATAGAAATTAAACTTGTTTCGTAA
- a CDS encoding histidine kinase: MKIIKFDYTSIKAKLIFAYILLAVIPILIITVFSNIVYSRSIENQIDTLLEYSMNQAGKILGDNIKDFEGFLYNVALDKDILYYSQKIQEDKETAVSKYFMTQELISYANIKVDVRSITFISNSLDYALYDKDNFVSYESYFYDREVRKALLEEVVDEQGVTLISTRNLRKIKDKDQYIFFIAMPVKDYITQRQYGVLFIGINESILSTLTEESSSRVNISNKNIIIDEDNNIVSHQDKSNIGKNLSEFIEGGASSKLFIKEKEIINTTWRLINIIDKNDIFKHVREYGILVILISIGTTVLFFTLIITVTNRYSNSIKQISRGIRSFGEGQMDVKVEVEKKDELFAIAHQFNSMTRKINHLVGTLERQKKDTEIAIDQKRKSELKALEAQINPHFIYNTLDMINWIAIDNNQDTISEMLSTLGSLLRYSISNIDIIVILEAEIEWLKKYVYLQKIRFNNSFECIYNITEEAMAFPVHKMILQPAIENAILHGFEGKKFGGIIKISAFVNDENMLCIEIKDNGKGMKGDTLNQIKEYINNEGLFDGNNIGIKNIINRVKLYYLGTAHIDIKSKEDKGTSMQLKLPYKEVQ, from the coding sequence ATGAAAATAATTAAATTTGATTATACAAGTATTAAGGCTAAGCTTATTTTTGCATATATTCTTTTGGCGGTTATCCCAATTCTTATTATTACTGTATTTTCTAATATTGTTTATTCAAGAAGCATAGAAAATCAAATAGATACATTACTTGAATATAGCATGAATCAAGCAGGAAAGATACTTGGGGATAACATAAAGGATTTTGAGGGTTTTCTATATAATGTGGCATTGGATAAGGATATTTTATATTATAGCCAAAAAATCCAAGAAGATAAGGAGACAGCTGTTAGTAAATATTTTATGACTCAGGAATTAATTTCTTATGCAAATATTAAAGTGGATGTAAGGAGCATTACATTTATCAGTAATTCCTTAGATTATGCACTGTATGATAAAGACAATTTTGTATCTTATGAATCCTATTTTTATGATAGGGAAGTACGAAAGGCATTATTAGAGGAAGTAGTGGATGAACAGGGTGTTACTTTAATCTCAACTAGAAACCTTAGGAAAATTAAGGATAAGGATCAATATATATTTTTTATCGCCATGCCTGTAAAGGATTATATTACACAAAGACAGTATGGGGTATTATTTATTGGAATTAACGAATCAATTTTATCAACTCTTACTGAAGAAAGTTCAAGTAGGGTTAATATAAGTAATAAAAATATTATTATTGATGAAGACAATAATATTGTATCCCATCAGGATAAATCTAATATTGGGAAGAACCTTTCCGAATTTATAGAGGGCGGTGCTAGTAGTAAGTTATTTATCAAAGAAAAAGAGATTATAAATACCACCTGGAGACTTATAAATATTATTGATAAAAATGATATCTTTAAACATGTAAGGGAATATGGAATTTTAGTAATTTTAATCAGTATAGGAACAACAGTGTTATTTTTTACTTTGATTATTACGGTTACCAATAGATACTCTAACTCCATAAAACAAATTTCTAGGGGTATTAGATCTTTTGGGGAAGGGCAAATGGATGTTAAGGTTGAAGTTGAGAAGAAAGATGAACTATTTGCAATTGCCCATCAATTTAATTCAATGACTAGAAAGATTAATCATCTTGTAGGCACATTGGAAAGGCAAAAAAAAGATACAGAAATAGCGATTGACCAAAAAAGAAAATCCGAATTAAAAGCCTTAGAGGCCCAAATAAACCCCCATTTTATTTATAATACTTTGGATATGATTAATTGGATTGCAATAGATAATAATCAAGATACAATAAGTGAAATGCTAAGCACTCTAGGGAGCCTTCTGAGGTACAGTATTTCTAATATAGATATTATCGTTATATTAGAAGCGGAAATAGAATGGCTTAAGAAGTATGTATATCTACAAAAAATAAGATTCAACAACTCCTTTGAATGTATATACAATATTACAGAGGAAGCTATGGCATTTCCCGTTCATAAAATGATTTTGCAGCCGGCGATAGAAAATGCAATTTTGCATGGTTTTGAGGGGAAAAAGTTCGGGGGAATTATTAAAATATCTGCCTTTGTAAATGATGAAAATATGCTATGTATTGAGATAAAAGATAATGGCAAGGGGATGAAGGGAGATACCCTTAATCAAATAAAAGAATATATAAATAACGAAGGTCTATTTGATGGAAATAATATAGGAATTAAAAACATTATTAACCGAGTTAAACTTTATTATTTAGGGACAGCCCATATAGATATAAAAAGTAAAGAAGATAAAGGAACAAGCATGCAGCTAAAGCTACCATATAAAGAAGTTCAATAG
- the feoB gene encoding ferrous iron transport protein B, whose product MSSCHSNIPIDLKSHADKTKLILVGNPNVGKSVFFNALTGLYVDVSNFPGTTVDISHGIYKNYVVIDTPGVYGVSSFNDEERVARDVILEGDIILNVVDAVHMERDLFLTQQLIDMGKRVIIALNMMDDVKRNGLLIDIKKLSESLGVPIIPTIAVDKIGLDEVKNSLEKASIGNPISGIKGLLKEASTLVSNPSEALLVLEEDENIITRNNIKNNDKYESREKIYRQRREKVNEIIDSVVTQTMDGANFRTRLSQIMLRPLTGIPILILTLYIMYKFLGVFIAQTVVDFTEEVIMGTYYNNFIIDIFGPLVDGHNFLKRFLIGDFGILTMVPIYILGLLLPLVIGFYFLLALLEDSGYLPRIATLVDKVLTKLGLNGRAIIPIILGFGCVTMATVTTRILGSKRERFIATMLLGLTIPCSAQLGVIVGMISALGPNYFLIYLITIIAVFVISGTVLNKVLPGQSTDLLIDIPPLRIPRIKNILSKTYTKTIMFLKEASPLFLIGAILITFMEHFGILIAIQNAISPLTEGFLKLPKEVATAFIMGIVRRDFGAAGLFRLVDLGMLNQAQTLISLVVITLFVPCIAAILVIFKERSLKESIAIWFGSMFTSFLVGGILAAILI is encoded by the coding sequence ATGAGTTCTTGTCATTCTAATATACCTATTGACCTTAAAAGTCATGCCGATAAAACTAAGCTTATCTTAGTTGGAAATCCTAATGTAGGTAAATCTGTTTTTTTTAATGCCTTAACAGGTCTATATGTAGATGTATCTAATTTTCCTGGGACAACAGTGGATATAAGCCATGGAATATACAAAAATTATGTTGTTATCGATACCCCCGGTGTCTATGGTGTTTCTTCTTTTAATGATGAAGAGCGGGTTGCTAGAGACGTTATTCTTGAAGGAGATATCATCTTAAATGTGGTGGATGCTGTTCATATGGAAAGGGATTTGTTTCTTACTCAACAACTTATTGATATGGGGAAAAGAGTAATAATTGCCCTTAATATGATGGATGATGTAAAAAGAAATGGACTTCTTATAGATATAAAAAAGCTATCAGAATCCCTAGGGGTCCCAATTATCCCCACAATTGCAGTGGATAAAATAGGCTTGGATGAAGTAAAAAACAGCTTAGAAAAAGCCTCCATAGGTAATCCCATAAGCGGAATTAAAGGCCTATTGAAAGAGGCCTCCACCTTGGTGTCAAATCCATCCGAAGCCCTCCTTGTACTAGAAGAGGATGAAAATATAATAACAAGGAATAATATTAAAAATAATGATAAATATGAATCTAGGGAAAAAATATACCGCCAAAGAAGGGAAAAGGTTAATGAAATCATAGATTCTGTTGTAACCCAAACCATGGATGGGGCTAATTTTAGAACTCGCCTCAGTCAAATTATGTTAAGACCCCTTACAGGTATACCTATACTTATTTTGACTTTATATATTATGTACAAGTTTCTGGGGGTTTTTATAGCCCAAACTGTTGTAGATTTCACAGAAGAAGTAATTATGGGTACTTATTATAATAATTTTATAATTGATATCTTTGGTCCCCTTGTAGATGGTCACAATTTCTTAAAAAGGTTTTTGATTGGAGATTTTGGAATATTGACTATGGTTCCCATTTATATACTAGGGCTTCTCCTTCCTTTAGTTATAGGTTTTTATTTTTTACTAGCTTTATTAGAGGATTCTGGGTATCTACCAAGAATTGCTACACTAGTTGATAAAGTTTTAACTAAGTTAGGCCTAAATGGACGGGCAATTATTCCAATTATCTTGGGATTTGGTTGTGTTACCATGGCGACTGTTACAACAAGAATACTAGGCTCTAAAAGAGAAAGATTCATAGCAACCATGCTTCTTGGACTTACAATCCCTTGTTCTGCTCAACTAGGGGTAATTGTTGGGATGATTAGTGCCCTAGGCCCTAATTACTTTTTAATTTATCTTATTACCATTATTGCCGTATTTGTAATTTCTGGGACTGTTTTAAATAAGGTTTTACCCGGTCAATCAACCGACCTTTTAATCGATATCCCTCCCCTTAGGATTCCGAGAATAAAAAATATTTTGTCTAAAACTTATACAAAGACCATAATGTTCTTAAAAGAAGCTTCCCCACTATTTTTAATTGGGGCTATACTTATTACCTTTATGGAACACTTTGGTATCCTAATTGCTATTCAAAATGCTATTTCTCCTTTAACAGAGGGATTTCTAAAACTTCCTAAGGAGGTAGCAACTGCATTTATCATGGGTATTGTAAGAAGGGACTTTGGGGCTGCGGGTTTATTTAGACTAGTAGACTTAGGTATGCTAAACCAAGCTCAAACATTAATTTCTCTGGTTGTAATTACCCTTTTTGTACCCTGTATAGCAGCTATCTTAGTTATTTTTAAGGAAAGAAGCTTAAAGGAATCTATTGCTATTTGGTTTGGAAGTATGTTTACCTCATTTTTAGTGGGTGGAATTCTAGCAGCTATATTAATCTAG
- a CDS encoding DUF3783 domain-containing protein produces MNGFSGSDLQSFLKGFKSINLERPIFATVTPTSKTWSFKTLINELIKEHNIMKNRNKK; encoded by the coding sequence ATGAATGGATTTTCCGGAAGTGATTTACAGTCATTCCTTAAAGGGTTTAAAAGCATAAACTTAGAAAGGCCTATATTTGCTACTGTTACTCCCACTTCAAAAACCTGGTCTTTTAAAACTTTAATTAATGAACTTATTAAGGAGCATAATATAATGAAAAATAGGAATAAAAAATAA
- a CDS encoding RNA methyltransferase has product MIESTQNKHIKWLMGIQKNKRQRNKEKLFVIEGIKIVEEIPRDWEIDSVFVSSSFKKENEKLLRELFLKKDIIIEVSDKIFDKIADTTTPQGILAVCKQKTFTLEKVITKRNGFYIVLEDIKDPGNLGTIIRTGDAAGVDGIFLTKECVDLYNPKVIRSTMGSIFHLPILIDIDMDELIKQFTTSNVSVLSAHLKGKRYPYDCDLKAGIAILIGNESSGIKDTTAKKTDILVKIPMPGKAESLNAAMAAGILMYEVIRQRVNC; this is encoded by the coding sequence ATGATTGAGAGTACACAAAATAAGCATATTAAATGGCTTATGGGAATTCAAAAGAATAAAAGGCAAAGAAATAAGGAAAAGCTCTTTGTTATAGAGGGGATAAAAATAGTTGAAGAAATTCCAAGGGATTGGGAGATTGATTCTGTTTTTGTTTCCAGCTCCTTCAAAAAAGAAAATGAAAAGCTTTTAAGGGAGTTGTTCTTAAAAAAAGATATTATAATAGAAGTGAGTGATAAGATATTTGATAAGATAGCAGATACCACAACTCCCCAGGGTATTCTAGCAGTTTGTAAACAAAAAACATTTACTCTAGAAAAAGTCATAACAAAGAGAAATGGGTTCTATATTGTATTGGAAGATATCAAAGATCCAGGGAATCTAGGTACTATCATAAGAACGGGAGATGCAGCAGGGGTTGACGGCATATTTTTAACGAAGGAATGTGTAGATTTATATAACCCCAAGGTTATTCGTTCTACCATGGGCTCGATTTTTCATCTTCCTATTTTAATCGATATAGATATGGATGAACTCATAAAACAGTTCACAACAAGCAATGTATCAGTTTTATCTGCCCATTTGAAAGGGAAAAGGTATCCTTATGATTGCGATTTAAAGGCAGGCATAGCGATTTTAATAGGAAATGAATCCAGTGGTATCAAAGATACTACAGCAAAAAAAACCGATATCTTAGTAAAAATTCCTATGCCCGGGAAGGCCGAATCTTTAAATGCGGCAATGGCAGCAGGAATATTAATGTATGAAGTAATTAGACAAAGGGTAAATTGTTAA